The genomic stretch agaagaaagatttgggacaatggtgatgggtatgttgcactggtgatggggggtgttctttacatgacagaaacccaaccacaatcatgtttgtaatcaaggtgtttgaataaaatattaattaaaaagaataggAAATTGAGTtaagggccagagctgtggtgcaagcattagggcatttgcctgtacaTGCTGCCCTAGGATatgactgtggttccatcccctggcatccaatatggttcccaaaccaggagtaactcttgaaagtcactaggtgtggcaccaaaaccataaagcaaaaaaaaaaatggagttaaatatattcttaatgaAATATTTGATTATTGTATTTACTATACAGTTAAAATAATAGCTAATCTTAAACATTAATCATTTTTCAGTAATAAtgctaaatacatttaaaaatatttatctttctctttatctccccTGCTATCTATGATATTACAGATTTCTGTTAGCTTTTTTTGAGATTCTTTGTAATCTGtataaaaacacccaagacatTTATTTTCAGAGGCAGACAAAACGCTGGAAAATTTACATTGAGCTGCTGTGAGATTGACGACTGGGAGAAGTTGAAGGGACTTGttggctttgtgtgtttctcttctctgatctcctgaagctctcctcagaggactaaaaaggacccccccccaaaaaaaaaccctctcctGGAGGCCCCAGTAGGGCATGTCCACTCACTTTGCTTAgcggccgcacactctttctaactaatgaatccCACCAAAACATGCAATAAAAGATGACATGACaagggtgacaatggggaaaccttgcaggcaaacaacatgaatgaagatgacagctctgatgacccaaaaaacaccaaccatctgattaacttctcagataaggagtttagaatagaaatatggaagacctaatggaaatcaaagaaaatgtcgcagtagctgaacagaacacaatgacagaaatcagaaaactccaaactgaaataacagatctgaaaaacacagtagcttaACTAAAAACCTAAATGGACAACCTCTCCAACAAGGTAACAGCAATCGAGGACAAAATTAGTGAATTGGAAGATTAAATGCAgaaaaactccatacagcagaagagattggaaaagaacccaaaggcaaatgatcagaaaaagtactcaaggaatgtgaacacataaaaatagaagtctttgataaattcaacaaaaacgaaataagaaacattggagtcctagaggcccaggaaggagattccccaagaagaatcaacaaagacatcaacacagagaaactcccagagctaaagactgcatgcaatcaaatcctgcatgcttgaagagtaccagctagaagagaccagaagaaaaacaccccaagatacagcCTAGTtaaaatgacgaatcccacagatagagatagaatactgaaagcagctagctcaaaaagggaaattacatccttaagacttacagcagacatgtcacaagaaactctcaaggccagaagacagtggtgggatattgtgataagattgaatgaaatggatgcctcacctagaatactgcacccagccagaatcACATTCAGGTtcaaaggaaggatacatagcttcatggataagcaacagctcaaaaAGTTCacaaatgcaaaaccagccttaaagaaaaaaatataaaaggtctactttaagacaagacagaccaaaaaatacaccaaacttataccaaagatgacattaaatcctatgacaatcatctccctcaatggcaatggactaaatgtatcaattaagagacacagagaggcaaaATGGATACAAAAGATgaaaccaaccttctgctgtctacaagaagcacacctgaatagtcagaacaaatatagactcaaaatcaaaggctggaggaaaatcatccaagcaaacaacacccttaaaaaagctggggtggctatattaatatttgatgacaccaactttagactcagaaaaagttgtcagggacaaagatggacacttcttacttatcaagggatatgtgcaacaagaagaaatcacacagctaaacatatacacacccaatgagagaccagtaaaTTATCTAatgcaattattgacaaatttgaaagaagacatcaatgataatacaaaattattatacaaaaattgtgggagatttcaacatggtcctgtcaacacttgataggtcaaccagactgaaactcaacaaaaatatcctATCCCAAaaatgagaaatggaagaaagaggactagtagatacatAGAGGACATTCCatttccagaaacctggatatacattcttctccaatgtacatgggtcattctccaggatagaccacatgctggtacataaaacataactccataaaataaagagtatagaaattttgcaggttaccttcactgaccacaaggctctgaaattagatgtgaactacaaagggtgaCAGAGGAaacactttaacaactggaaattaaacagcctgctactgaacaccCAGTGGGTCGAGATGaaaacaaaactttcctggaaacaaatgacaatgaagacacatatTATCAGAATCTttggggacacagcaaaagcagttttgagaggaaaatttatatctttgcaagcacacatctggaagaaagaaggggcatacccgaacagcttaatgatgcagcttataaaattagaaaatgatcagcaaaaagaaacaaaaattgcgagacagaaggaaatagcaaagttgagagcagaaataaatgaagtgtaaACCTCAAAAATTTGAAAGATCAGTgcaagcagaagttggttctttgaaaaaataaacaagattgatagaccattggccaaactcacaaagaaagagagagaaacttgataacccatattagaaatgaaaagtgggagaaCACTACAGATATtggagagattcaaagggtaatcagagactactatgagaaactctatgccactaaaaatgagaacctggaagaaatgaataaatccttggagtcttataatcttccacagttgagtaAGGAGGATGAAGCATgtctaaacacccctatcactattgaggaaattaaaacagcaatTAAACAACAGCCCCCACACAAaagtctaggcccagatggatttactgatgattctttcaaacctttcaagaggaagtactaccaatcctagccaggctctttcatgaaattggaaaatgggaacacttccgaacagcttttatgaagccaacatcacattaatagcaaaaccagacagagatgctgccaaaaaagaaaattacagaccaatatccctgatgaacacagaagcaaagatcctcaacaaaatcctgtcaaataggatCCAAATCCTCATctagaagatcattcactatgataaaGTAGATTTATCCAGAAATgcgaggatggtttaacattcatacatctatcaacataatacacaacataaataagaaaaataaaaatcacatgatcatataaatagatgcagagaaagcatttgataaggtccaaaacccattattgataaaaaaaaataaactctcagaAGTATGGGataaaaagaacctttctcaatatagttaaggctatctaccacaagccaaatagcaaatatcatcctcaatggagaaaaactagaagccttccttctaaattctggtacaagacaaggctgttacTCTAACCATTCCTCTTCaccatagtactggaagtacttgctatagggattaggcaagaaaacaatataatgggaattcagataggaaaggaagaagtcaagctctcactgtttacagatgatatgatactctacttagaaaactctaaagattataccaaaaagcttctagaaacaatagattcaaataaaaaggtggcaggctacaaaattcacacaaagaattcaatggccttttatataccaataatgatagagaagaaatggtcattaagaaaacaaccccattcacattagtgccacacaaactcaaatattttggagtcaacttgactaaagacgtgaaggatctatacaatgaaaagtataaaaccctgctccaagaaataagagaggacacatggaaatggaaacccATACTTGGCTCATGAATttgcagaattaacatcattaaaatgtcaatactcccccaaagtatTATGACACCAAAGCACAGCTATTAACTAGACACTTTGATTAGTCTAGAATTTGTCTAAGTAATTTCtagaagaatataaattttatacaaaatgcAAAGActttacaaaaagaaaactgcacactggtgaaaatagaaagttttgtttaaaataatttattacagtgtgtatgagagaaaaatttaactgattaaaaatggaaaagatgGTAGCATAATATCATAATTTTGAGGTTAAATTAGAAATGTCACTCATTTTTACATAGAAAGCATGAAAATCCTACTAAAATAgtttagaaataataaagaaaattagcaAATTAGCAAAATACAAAGTAAATGTGCAAAATTCTGTTAAATTTTGGGTCCAAAgacatagtacagaaggtagaacTCTTGCCTTGTGCACAACCAAAAACCTCTACCAGGTTTAATTTTGGCTGCCATGTATGGTTATTCCAAGCCTGGCTAAGAATGATATCTTAGTACAGTGACAATTTttaaccctgagcatagcaggtGTGATTTAaatcttattataaaaatttgaatTGTATATGCAAACAGCaaagtaaaatagaaagaaagcagTGACTGTTGCCTAAAAATGCAAATACCTGTAAATTCAATCAACAAAGGAGGTGAAAATACATACATTGGACTACAAACCACAGAAAGCTATAGAAAAATATAACGTTCCATGTTTATAATGGGCAGAATGAATCTTGTACCTATGCAAAGGATATAAATAAATTCCTATCCCTCAGTGGCATTCTTCAATGATATAGGATAAATGATATCAAATGAGTATGAATTGCAAGCTCACCTGTAAccaaatcaataacaaaaaatacattatataagaagttgaattaattatattttagtcagtttttgtaatttgattttaaaatgcaaattatagGGACCAGAAGTGTAGTTCAATGTAGAGCACACAAATTGCATGCATAAAAACATGGGTTACATCAccatcacaaaaacaaataaatattaaaacacaaattGCAATGTTTTTCAAAGATGTAGTTTAATGAACAAATCTAAAACTAAAATCCTGGAAACTAGGTTTCATCATTAGATCAAGTCAGATGTATATTCTCCATGAGAAAATACAGTTAGTTCAGACCCAAGGGTATTTCTAAACAATATCAATTCCTTGAGGACCCAGGAACTCTGCTCTTCCCAAAGGGACTTTAGACGCTGCTCTCTAGTGGTCTATTGAAATAGACCTAATTCTCCTTTGACAGTCCAGCTTTTGTAAAAGTGACTGAATAACAGATCAGACCTTCAATAATGTGGAAAATACTGCCTCTCAGTTTGTCCTCAAGTTGAGCAAGGAAGTTCCAAAATGCTCTGATGAGttttcagtgataaaaaaaaaagaaaaagaaaaagattactcCAATTAATGAAAGTGTTTAAGCATTACTAATATGTAAAATCTTAAATAAATGTATGAGTTCAAataactttcctggaaacaaaaataCTAGAGGAGAAAATGATGCCCCTTCTATTCCAGAAACATATTGTGCAATAAAATTCTCAGTTCTCTAGAAATACCTTTTTATACAGCTATGATGAATGAGTAGGGTGATTTATGaataacatacttttattttattatgcagaTTATTTGTATCTCAttgtcaaaaattataaaattaatttcaaatgttGTGCACTATTTTCTATATTGcagatcataaattattttagaaaagttaacattttaaaatggaaaacagaTCAAGTTCGTTTCTCTGTACATGtaagtatatgtatattaatatgtatgtataatgtGTGTGGTAGGCCATCAAAAGTAGGCCCTCTTAAATGtgtggtgcttgtgtttattgctgtagtgctcactggatattttatttgatatttctttctgtatggtTGAGGTGTTTCAAGACCTTTTTCctgtcttctctcaaactgactTTGCCCATTTTCAACTTATTTGATtgttttaccccattctattgcttttcttttcttcaaacaaggTTCTCTTTATTTAATTCAAACAAATTCAAACTTTCATTATGATGAAAGTatgaaaatacaatatttttagcACCATCACTAGAGTTCACACCAACGTTAAGTATTTGTTCTgctgttttctactttttttttttttttttggtttttgggccacacccgtttgacgctcaggggttactcctggctatgtgctcagaaatcgccccaccttacctccagcgccacctacccagcccctgttttctacttttatatgttttgtttttgttctacaTGATAGTGAGATCCCTAGTAACTATCCAAGAAAAGTATAACAGTTGTAGTTGTAGTGATGTTTCAGTGAACATAtataaagattaaagaaaaattatagtattTAGTATTCCtcaaacaaaattatgaaataaataaatgctgtAAAGCATAGGTGAAGGGTTCATATATGGAGAATTATAAAGTAGACACTACAAATGATTAAATATCTCTTTGTTATAGTACTATAGAATTGTAAGATTGTAAGTCCACTATATAACTTCTTTCTATATCTATATAAACTTCACTACACTTCACCCCAAATACCAGCATCATCACACAGTCATCCACACCTTCCATACTTTTTCCTTCAGGTAACCCCACTGTTTTCTATGTCTACGAATtagttttgtggttttatttatttttattttgcttgagtttgggggccacttctggcagtgctcatgacagatttctagctcttttctcagttcttattcctagcagtgtttggAGCACCAAATACAGCAcaaggaatcaaaccatggtttgcCATGAGCAAAACACATAACTTAACCTTTGTACTCAAATCTATTTTGTCAAATGTATCacaagatagatagatgatagatagatagatagatagatagatagatagatagatagatagatagatagatagataatagatatagttttgggggcacacccagtgatactcagggattactcctggttatgcactcaaaaatcactcctggcttggggaaccatatgagatgccaggggattgaacctcggccagtcctaggtcagcctcgtgcaaggcaaaagccctactgctgtaccactgATCTGGTCCAcacaattatctttttttaattttgatgataGTTTAGAGAGGAAGTGTGCTTCTGTTCATTTTCTAGTGGAAATTTGGTAATTTCACATACTTGATATTATGATAAATATTATGTCAACAATATGTATAACTTCTGtttatgtcccatatggtcccccaagccaggagcaacttctgagcacgtagccaggagtaacccctgagcgtcaccgggtgtggcccaaaaaccaaaaaaaaaatcattttgtaataaagaaaatattaagtttatttttatttatagatggATTTCATTACTTATTTTCCAACTATTTaagtttaattaaatatatatatatatataaatcagcaTCATAAAGTTCATCAAAATTACCCATTACTCTTATATTTCATCCACCTTCCTTTTTTCTAAGATAATCACTAGCATTACACGGTGGGTTATTTTGGGTTTTAAGGGCTGTTTATTGATGTTTTTATTAGGTTTTATGCATCAATAATTCATATTCTAtacaaattattcatattttatatgaattatcCATAGATTTTCATGGATTCATATTTCATAAAAGCAAAACCATACTGTTTACCTAAACTCTGAGAAAAAGTATTTGGAAGAACATTTTGTATTCATAAACTTTTTCTCTTATCAAACCAAAATTATGGTTTCAGTTATACACTGATAGTTCCTGCTATCTATGCAAAACTTCTTCATCATTATAATTAGAAACACTTTCTTCTAGCATGAACTTCATGAATGGCAGAGAGGGTTGAATACTAAGTAAGAAGAAAGTCTGTTCAAGGATTTCCTTCTTTCTGGCACCTGATGTCAATCAGACGGACTATGGCTAATCTCACCATGAGCGGCTTTGTTCTCATGGGGTTTTCTGCCGAGCCTGAGCTAGAAATCTTATATGCATCCTTGTTCTTAGTTTTTTACTTGCTGTCTTTAACTGGTAACATCCTCATTATCACCACCACTACCATGGATGAAAGTCTCAGCTCCCCCATGTACTTTTTCCTGAAGCATCTCTCCTTCTTGGATATCTGTTATATTTCTGTGACTGTACCAAGATCCGTTTACAACTCTTTCATGCAGAGTGGAATTATTTCCTTCTGGGAATGCATATTACAGTGTTTTGCTTTAATTGTCTGTATTTCTGCTGAATTGGCCATGCTCACAATGATGTcctatgaccgctatgtggccatctgcCTTCCACTACACTATGATATCATTATGAATGTCAGAACCTGTGTCCATGGAGTCATTGGCATCTGGATCAGTGGGGCTATCTCTGGAGTAATGCACACTGCAGCTACTTTCTCCATCCCGAATTATTCATCAGTTCTTCTGTGATGTGCTCCAGATCCTGAAACTCTCATGCTCCAATGAGTATATAGGTGATGTTGCCGTCACTATCTTCATATCTTTTGCTGCATTTTTCTGTGTCATCTTTATTGGCTTCTCTTACACACACATATTTTCCTCTGTGCTAAGGATGCCATCTGCAGAAGGCAGAGCCAAGGCCTTTTCCACTTGCCTCCCCCACCTTGCTGTTGTCATATTATTCCTGACCACGTCttcctttgaatttttaaaacctCGTTCAGAATCTTCAACTGCATTGGACATTTTGCTTACTGTTCTTTATACAATTGTCCCCCCAACTTTTAATCCAGTTATATATAGCCTGAGAAATAAAGCCATTAAGAAGGCTCTAAGAAAGTTatttcaaagaataaaagcatACCTTATTTGTTAAGGTAGATCTTAATTATCAAGTGAAACAGTTATTGCTTAATAGTGAAttcaatcaataaagtaaaacaagATAAACACTGTATGGGATGTTTTGTGGGGTACATTTTGTGTCATATAGGTAGGTTTTCATGTGTATGTTAccaagttataaaaatattcatataaactatatgcatatatagtcTTAATGTATATTGATTAGATCTTATTCCACAAACCAAGTgtgtaattaatatattaattcttctaataataatttcaattgcatttctcttccttatttctttctatatcaaTGACAAAATCCAATAAATGCAGTGTGCATTTGTCATTTCCAAAGTGATACCTGTCTATGGAGATTAGGTAACTATCACAGCATGCaacatggatgtctccattattaagggaagcacacaccagatgtgtctattggctttcctggtgcagtccCTGATTtcccccccaagaaatatttcagctaGAATGCCCATTGGAGGAAGTTAATCATAACCCCtgtgtggattactggctatatttctgttatattcaTGACATGGAggtgacattatatatctcttttcttatcatttggctttgtctcctttgcaaaactacagaccaaaattcggcctcagtcaatatgcagtcagagaaatttcagtaccaacaGCTGCTAAAGTTCCCcactggctaagtatatttgcaactcaaagacaCTTCTTGGTAGTAAACAACAGCTCctatctttcttgcattttactattcCAGCAGGTTGCAAATTGTTGCAAAAACAGTTTCTCCTTCTTTGTTATAAGAACATCCTTCTAAACTAGAACACCCCCTTATGTCACTTCCTTACATTTTAGTTTGAGATTCTTTCCCCCTGTATTGGCTAggttttgatatgtagattctagggcctGCTATCATTGTATTCCTTCTCCTAAGATTCCCTGCCCTTTGTTTCCGCCAAAAATTTTGCATGCcagat from Suncus etruscus isolate mSunEtr1 chromosome 18, mSunEtr1.pri.cur, whole genome shotgun sequence encodes the following:
- the LOC125995909 gene encoding LOW QUALITY PROTEIN: olfactory receptor 14J1-like (The sequence of the model RefSeq protein was modified relative to this genomic sequence to represent the inferred CDS: inserted 2 bases in 1 codon) produces the protein MANLTMSGFVLMGFSAEPELEILYASLFLVFYLLSLTGNILIITTTTMDESLSSPMYFFLKHLSFLDICYISVTVPRSVYNSFMQSGIISFWECILQCFALIVCISAELAMLTMMSYDRYVAICLPLHYDIIMNVRTCVHGVIGIWISGAISGVMHTAATFSIPXIIHQFFCDVLQILKLSCSNEYIGDVAVTIFISFAAFFCVIFIGFSYTHIFSSVLRMPSAEGRAKAFSTCLPHLAVVILFLTTSSFEFLKPRSESSTALDILLTVLYTIVPPTFNPVIYSLRNKAIKKALRKLFQRIKAYLIC